Proteins encoded in a region of the Marinilabiliales bacterium genome:
- a CDS encoding Rne/Rng family ribonuclease translates to MSKELVIDANASEISIALLDNKQLIELNKQKSNVQFTVGNIYLGKVKKIMPGLNAAFVDVGYEKDAFLHYLDLGPQFQTLNKFIAQTQNRKSKNPVLQRFKSENDISKDGKISKVLSSGQNVLVQIAKEPISTKGPRLSSEISIAGRNLVLMPFSDKVSVSQKIESAEERNRLKRLLQSIKPRNYGLIVRTVAEGKRVAELDAELKNLVKKWESIYDKVRGGTAPKLALQEMDRTSTILRDLLNVDFNNVYVNDGILVSEIKEYISTIAPEKQKIVKHYSGKTPIFDHFGIEKQIKSLFGKTVSCRNGAYLIIEHTEALHVIDVNSGNRSKSGDNQEANALAVNLIAAQEVARQLRLRDMGGIIVVDFIDLHSQENKQMLFDKMKEFMSEDRTKHNILPLSKFGLMQITRQRVRPEMSIKTMENCPACQGTGEISPSILLTDQIEDHLERILERSVQGTIVLKVHPYIEAFLRKGFPSLRLRWMLRYRKFIRVMPVMSYHFTEYRFFTTDDEDLDALLQ, encoded by the coding sequence GTGAGCAAAGAACTAGTTATAGATGCTAATGCTTCTGAGATATCAATAGCACTTCTTGACAATAAACAGCTGATCGAGCTGAACAAACAGAAAAGCAACGTTCAGTTCACTGTAGGCAATATCTACCTGGGCAAGGTCAAGAAAATAATGCCCGGGCTGAATGCTGCATTTGTCGATGTAGGATATGAAAAAGATGCATTCCTGCATTACCTGGACCTGGGACCCCAGTTCCAGACCCTCAATAAATTTATTGCCCAGACACAAAACCGGAAAAGCAAAAACCCGGTGCTTCAGCGATTCAAATCTGAGAATGATATATCCAAGGACGGGAAAATATCTAAGGTGCTGTCAAGCGGCCAGAATGTATTGGTTCAGATAGCTAAGGAACCTATATCAACCAAAGGTCCCCGCTTAAGCTCTGAGATATCGATAGCCGGCAGGAACCTGGTCCTTATGCCTTTTTCTGATAAGGTATCGGTATCGCAAAAGATCGAATCGGCCGAAGAGAGAAACAGGCTCAAACGGCTTCTTCAGAGCATCAAGCCCAGAAATTACGGACTTATTGTCAGGACTGTAGCCGAAGGCAAAAGAGTCGCCGAACTGGATGCCGAACTCAAAAACCTTGTCAAAAAATGGGAATCCATCTATGACAAAGTAAGGGGCGGTACAGCCCCGAAGCTGGCACTTCAGGAGATGGACCGCACATCAACGATCCTGCGTGACCTTCTTAATGTGGACTTCAACAATGTTTACGTTAATGACGGGATACTCGTAAGTGAGATAAAGGAATATATCAGTACCATAGCTCCCGAAAAGCAGAAAATTGTAAAACATTACTCCGGAAAGACGCCCATTTTCGATCATTTCGGCATTGAAAAACAGATCAAGTCATTGTTCGGCAAAACGGTATCCTGCCGTAACGGGGCCTACCTTATTATTGAACATACCGAAGCCCTTCATGTAATTGACGTAAACAGTGGCAACCGGTCAAAATCAGGTGATAACCAGGAAGCAAATGCACTTGCAGTAAACCTGATAGCGGCTCAGGAGGTTGCAAGACAGCTCCGGCTGCGCGACATGGGAGGCATCATAGTTGTTGATTTCATTGATTTGCACTCCCAGGAGAACAAGCAGATGCTGTTCGACAAGATGAAGGAGTTCATGTCAGAAGACCGCACTAAACACAACATACTTCCTTTGAGCAAGTTCGGACTGATGCAGATCACCCGCCAGAGAGTCCGGCCCGAGATGAGCATCAAAACCATGGAGAACTGCCCCGCCTGCCAGGGCACCGGCGAGATCAGTCCCAGTATCCTCCTTACCGACCAGATAGAAGACCATCTTGAAAGAATACTTGAAAGATCGGTGCAGGGTACCATCGTATTGAAAGTCCATCCCTATATTGAGGCCTTCCTCAGAAAAGGGTTTCCCTCGTTAAGACTTAGATGGATGCTTCGTTACAGGAAGTTTATCAGGGTAATGCCTGTGATGTCTTACCATTTTACCGAATACCGGTTCTTTACCACTGATGACGAAGACCTTGATGCCCTGCTCCAGTAG
- a CDS encoding integration host factor subunit beta codes for MTKADIVNEISKNTGIEKITVQKTVEAFMETVKDSLSKDKNVYLRGFGSFIVKKRAKKTARNISKNTTIIIPEHFIPAFKPSKTFVNKVKTYVKK; via the coding sequence ATGACAAAGGCAGATATTGTTAACGAGATTTCCAAAAACACTGGAATTGAAAAAATAACTGTTCAGAAAACAGTTGAAGCTTTTATGGAGACTGTAAAAGACTCCCTTTCAAAGGACAAGAACGTTTACCTCAGGGGATTCGGCAGCTTTATCGTTAAGAAAAGGGCCAAAAAAACAGCCAGGAATATTTCCAAGAACACTACCATCATCATTCCTGAACATTTCATCCCGGCCTTTAAGCCTTCCAAGACATTCGTAAACAAGGTCAAAACATACGTAAAGAAATAA
- a CDS encoding single-stranded DNA-binding protein encodes MVNKVVLVGNAGQDPEVRHLESGVAVANFNLATNETYKDKNGEKVTQTEWHRIVLWRGLAEVAEKYVKKGELLYIEGRLRTRSWDDKDGNKKYTTEVFADAMKMLGRKPAAPGEGQEEAVSQTQDDGPDVDAGEQDDLPF; translated from the coding sequence ATGGTCAACAAAGTAGTATTAGTCGGAAATGCAGGACAGGATCCTGAAGTCAGGCACCTTGAATCGGGTGTTGCTGTTGCTAATTTCAACCTTGCCACCAATGAGACCTACAAAGACAAAAACGGTGAAAAGGTTACACAGACGGAGTGGCACCGTATAGTCCTGTGGCGTGGACTTGCTGAGGTTGCTGAAAAGTATGTGAAAAAGGGGGAGCTCCTTTATATCGAAGGCAGGTTGCGTACCCGCTCCTGGGATGATAAGGATGGCAACAAGAAGTATACCACAGAGGTTTTTGCCGATGCAATGAAAATGCTTGGCAGGAAACCTGCAGCCCCGGGCGAGGGTCAGGAAGAAGCTGTGTCGCAAACACAGGATGATGGTCCGGATGTCGATGCGGGCGAGCAGGACGATCTGCCGTTTTGA